The following proteins are co-located in the Vigna angularis cultivar LongXiaoDou No.4 chromosome 2, ASM1680809v1, whole genome shotgun sequence genome:
- the LOC108329553 gene encoding SWR1-complex protein 4 has product MDAKDILGLPKNSFPSLEKKSRPPKESQRKPDGISREVYALTGGLAPLMPSIEASQLKKKPPPVEKITWQWLPFTSSARKDNLQLYHWVRVVNGVPPTGDYSFAKYNKAVDVIKYTDEEYDKFLTNPMWTKEETDQLFDLCERFDLRFVVIADRFPSSRTVEELKDRYYSVSRAILVARAPSSGDVAANPLVKELYNVSQEMERKRALSMVLSQTRQQERRDEEVLVEAKRIAESRIPPKVAEESHLAASNAGAEATERAVPGETVSPSNVQLPSMVVPPTLSDNASTLASLRMLRVYLRTYALEQMVQAANSSAGLRTIKRVEQTLQDLGVNLKPRVPTKAVCAEHLELRKEILTWLNLQKQVQYKEAEGSSFRDGSYGETPGTPKHLHRAGDQDRTFIPDAMNFGVERVSKKDQKRKAPGAPSAHKRPRKLKATDL; this is encoded by the exons ATGGATGCCAAAGATATCCTGGGATTGCCAAAAAACTCATTCCCCTCTCTTGAGAAGAAGTCTCGACCTCCCAAAGAGTCTCAACGAAAACCTGATGGCATTTCGCGCGAG gTGTATGCGCTTACAGGTGGATTGGCCCCTCTTATGCCTTCTATTGAAGCTTCTCAATTGAAGAAAAAGCCTCCTCCTGTCGAAAAG ATCACTTGGCAGTGGCTTCCTTTCACCAGCTCTGCTCGAAAAGATAATCTTCAACTTTACCACTGG GTTCGAGTTGTCAATGGCGTTCCTCCCACGGGGGACTATTCTTTTGCCAAGTATAATAAG GCAGTTGATGTGATCAAATACACAGATGAGGAGTATGACAAGTTTTTGACAAATCCT ATGTGGACCAAAGAGGAGACTGATCAACTATTTGACCTATGTGAGAGATTTGATCTCCGATTTGTTGTAATAGCCGATAGGTTTCCATCATCTCGGACTGTAGAGGAATTAAAGGATAGATATTATAGTG TTTCGCGGGCTATATTGGTTGCTAGAGCTCCATCTTCTGGTGATGTTGCAGCAAATCCTCTTGTTAAG GAACTGTATAATGTTTCACAAGAAATGGAGCGAAAGCGAGCACTGTCCATGGTCCTCTCTCAAACAAGGCAACAAGAACGCAGAGATGAAGAG GTTCTTGTTGAAGCAAAAAGAATAGCTGAATCTCGCATTCCACCcaag GTTGCTGAAGAGTCTCATTTGGCTGCTTCTAATGCTGGTGCAGAAGCTACAGAAAGAGCTGTCCCTGGTGAAACTGTATCTCCATCGAATGTGCAACTTCCATCAATGGTTGTGCCTCCTACATTATCAGATAACGCATCTACTCTAGCTTCTCTTCGCATG CTTCGTGTATATTTGAGAACATATGCACTTGAGCAAATGGTGCAAGCTGCAAACTCATCTGCTGGACTTCGGACTATCAAACGGGTTGAGCAAACCTTGCAAGACCTTGGG GTCAATTTGAAACCAAGAGTTCCAACAAAAGCTGTTTGTGCGGAGCACCttgaattaagaaaagaaatactAACTTGGCTTAATCTCCAGAAACAG GTTCAATATAAAGAGGCCGAAGGTTCCTCTTTTCGTGATGGGTCATATGGTGAAACACCTGGCACACCTAAG CATTTACATCGTGCTGGGGATCAGGATCGAACATTCATTCCAGATGCAATGAATTTTGGAG TGGAACGGGTTAGCAAAAAGGACCAAAAGCGTAAG GCACCTGGAGCTCCATCGGCTCATAAAAGACCTAGAAAACTAAAGGCCACAGATCTCTAG
- the LOC108328736 gene encoding gibberellin 2-beta-dioxygenase 2-like (The RefSeq protein has 1 substitution compared to this genomic sequence) has protein sequence MVVPSPTSSKIASNKTKAMGIPTIDLSMERSQLSQTVVKACEEYGFFRVVNHNVPKEVIARLEEEGAEFFSKPSHEKRRAGPASPFGYGFTNIGPNGDMGDLEYLLLHANPLSIAQISKTIANDSTKFSTVVKEYVEVVKEVTCEILDLVVEGLGVADKSGLSRLIRDFDSDSVLRMNHYPPLKVKWKGNKNSIGFGAHSDPQMLTIMRSNDVGGLQIYTREGLWLPVPPDPTNFFVMVGDVLQVMTNGKFMSVRHRALTNTSEARMSMIYFAAPPLDWWIAPLPEMVSPPENESVYKAFTRAQYKEATYSLRLGDSRLDLFRAQIDTHLLSSSQSQFQR, from the exons ATGGTTGTGCCTTCTCCAACATCCAGCAAGATAGCTTCCAATAAAACAAAGGCAATGGGAATCCCAACCATTGACCTGTCCATGGAAAGGTCACAGTTATCGCAAACTGTGGTGAAAGCCTGCGAGGAATACGGTTTCTTCAGAGTGGTTAACCACAACGTGCCGAAGGAGGTTATTGCaagattggaagaggaaggTGCAGAGTTTTTCTCAAAACCCAGTCACGAGAAGCGTCGGGCTGGGCCCGCAAGCCCGTTCGGTTACGGCTTCACCAACATTGGGCCCAATGGAGATATGGGTGACCTGGAGTATCTTCTGCTTCATGCTAACCCTCTCTCCATCGCTCAGATATCCAAAACCATCGCTAACGACTCCACCAAGTTCAG TACGGTGGTGAAGGAATACGTGGAAGTAGTAAAAGAAGTAACGTGCGAGATTCTAGATCTGGTGGTTGAGGGGTTGGGGGTTGCAGACAAGTCTGGTCTTAGCCGTCTCATCAGAGATTTTGATAGTGATTCTGTTCTGAGGATGAATCACTACCCTCCACTGAAGGTGAAGTGGAAGGGTAACAAGAATAGCATTGGTTTTGGAGCTCATTCTGACCCTCAGATGTTGACCATCATGCGCTCCAACGATGTGGGTGGCCTTCAAATTTACACCCGTGAGGGCCTATGGCTTCCTGTTCCTCCTGATCCCACTAATTTCTTTGTCATGGTTGGCGATGTTTTGCag GTTATGACAAATGGAAAGTTCATGAGCGTGAGGCACAGGGCATTGACGAATACGTCGGAGGCAAGGATGTCAATGATATACTTTGCAGCACCGCCACTTGATTGGTGGATAGCTCCTCTGCCGGAGATGGTGTCACCGCCGGAAAATGAAAGTGTGTATAAGGCCTTCACATGGGCCCAGTACAAGGAAGCAACATATTCTTTACGCCTTGGAGATTCACGGCTTGATCTCTTCAGGGCCCAGATAGATACCCatcttctctcttcctctcaaTCTCAGTTTCAACGTTGA
- the LOC108328152 gene encoding transcription factor MYB2 has product MERSLSENGSSGTYGSSEEEMSITKGPWTEEEDSLLFDYITVHGEGHWNSVARYTGLKRTGKSCRLRWLNYLRPNVRRGNITLQEQLMILDLHSRWGNRWSKIAEHLPGRTDNEIKNYWRTRVVKQAKQLKCDVNSKQFRDTLRFVWMPRMLERIQAQASSSGQAQTTLMSNVQAHSDPCGGATATASASDAGFPSEASSAAGVHGHSLSDSGASYSLMGGGSWYSYGAEEGYGREWEERNNGYSEIAGSGFGGVDMWTEENICFLQQQLADDF; this is encoded by the exons ATGGAGAGGAGTTTATCAGAAAATGGTTCATCAGGAACATATGGAAGCAGTGAAGAGGAGATGTCAATAACCAAAGGTCCATGGACAGAGGAAGAAGATTCACTTCTCTTCGATTACATCACAGTTCACGGTGAAGGCCACTGGAACTCTGTCGCTCGCTACACAG GTCTCAAACGAACGGGAAAAAGCTGCAGACTGAGATGGTTGAACTACTTGCGTCCCAACGTTCGACGCGGGAACATCACGCTCCAAGAACAGCTCATGATTCTTGACCTCCATTCCCGATGGGGCAACAG GTGGTCGAAAATAGCTGAACATTTACCGGGGAGAACAGACAACGAGATTAAGAACTACTGGAGAACGAGAGTGGTAAAGCAGGCTAAGCAACTGAAATGTGACGTGAACAGCAAACAATTCAGAGACACGTTGCGTTTTGTGTGGATGCCACGTATGCTGGAACGGATTCAGGCTCAGGCCTCATCATCGGGCCAAGCCCAAACCACCTTAATGTCCAACGTTCAAGCCCACAGCGACCCTTGTGGTGGAGCCACCGCCACCGCCTCGGCCAGTGACGCGGGTTTTCCGTCAGAGGCCTCTTCTGCGGCTGGTGTCCACGGCCACTCTCTCTCTGACTCCGGCGCGTCTTATAGTTTAATGGGTGGTGGAAGTTGGTATTCGTATGGTGCAGAAGAAGGTTATGGCAGGGAATGGGAAGAGAGAAACAATGGGTACTCGGAGATAGCAGGAAGTGGTTTTGGTGGTGTTGACATGTGGACGGAGGAGAATATTTGCTTCTTGCAGCAGCAGCTCGCTGATGACTTCTGA